A genomic stretch from Telmatocola sphagniphila includes:
- a CDS encoding protein-tyrosine phosphatase family protein has protein sequence MRYLAYLMILLGLSLSNGCSSCCKKKSCDSLPPVPRGSSGNPNYIPPANISPERSYYSPNEVILPDNQRAPARVEEKSRSQSSPLPPKQESIANKLPATDMPLGIPDFTSIKEGIWTGQRPDFDGLDWLKRKNVQQVVFLRTSADDELADRQQVEKRGIAFESLVVQADTLNEDLYRKFEKLVKGPKPVFVYDRTGAQKGYLWYIYFRSSELLPADVAKIRAERLGYADSGALGNAEMAAAAQKVIDTTK, from the coding sequence ATGCGATATTTAGCCTATTTGATGATTTTGCTGGGACTTAGCCTTAGTAACGGCTGTTCGAGTTGCTGTAAGAAGAAGAGTTGCGATTCCCTGCCGCCGGTCCCTCGCGGCAGCAGCGGTAATCCGAACTATATTCCTCCGGCCAATATCAGCCCGGAGCGATCCTACTACTCCCCAAATGAAGTTATTCTTCCGGATAACCAGAGAGCTCCCGCGCGGGTTGAAGAAAAGAGCCGATCGCAATCTTCCCCACTGCCTCCAAAGCAGGAATCCATTGCGAACAAGCTTCCCGCCACCGATATGCCTTTGGGTATTCCTGATTTCACCAGCATCAAAGAAGGCATATGGACCGGCCAGCGACCCGATTTCGACGGCCTGGATTGGCTGAAGCGAAAGAACGTTCAACAAGTCGTTTTTCTGCGAACCAGCGCGGACGACGAGTTGGCGGATCGTCAACAGGTGGAAAAACGGGGCATTGCCTTTGAAAGTCTTGTAGTTCAAGCAGATACATTGAACGAAGACCTATACCGGAAGTTTGAAAAACTCGTCAAAGGTCCGAAACCGGTATTCGTTTACGATCGAACTGGCGCTCAAAAGGGTTATTTGTGGTACATCTATTTCCGATCGAGCGAACTGTTGCCCGCCGATGTTGCCAAGATTCGCGCTGAGAGATTAGGTTATGCCGATAGTGGAGCGTTGGGTAACGCGGAAATGGCTGCGGCCGCTCAGAAGGTGATCGATACTACCAAGTAG
- the trpA gene encoding tryptophan synthase subunit alpha → MNPIDSLFQELKKSQRKAFIPFITAGDPNLEITGKLILSLAGSGADIIEIGFPFSDPVADGPVIQASYTRALSHGLKIDEILKTVHEVTSNSAHKLPPIVGMVSYSIIHRKNTEKFLLHCKASGLSGLIVPDMPVEETESIAALARQIDLKLILLVTPTTSDERIQKIGQISSGFLYCVSLVGITGERAELPETIKEYLSKLRRLTTLPLCVGFGVSRKEQVQMLRDEVDGVIVGSAIVRLMEKIDPHNSGPGIKAVSEVVMELSQALNGPH, encoded by the coding sequence ATGAACCCGATTGACTCTCTTTTTCAAGAACTGAAAAAAAGCCAGCGTAAAGCGTTCATACCATTCATCACGGCCGGGGATCCCAATTTGGAGATCACCGGAAAGTTAATCCTGAGCTTGGCCGGTTCAGGTGCGGATATTATTGAAATTGGCTTCCCTTTTAGCGATCCGGTCGCCGATGGTCCAGTAATTCAGGCATCGTATACTCGCGCTTTGAGCCATGGTTTGAAGATCGATGAGATTCTGAAAACCGTTCACGAGGTCACTTCGAACTCTGCACACAAGCTGCCCCCCATCGTCGGGATGGTTTCCTACAGCATCATCCACCGAAAAAATACCGAGAAGTTTTTGCTCCATTGCAAGGCGTCTGGCTTATCCGGATTGATAGTACCCGATATGCCTGTGGAAGAAACTGAATCGATCGCGGCGTTGGCTCGGCAAATCGATCTGAAGCTGATTCTGCTTGTGACGCCGACGACTTCCGACGAAAGAATCCAGAAGATAGGGCAGATTTCGTCGGGCTTTCTTTACTGCGTGAGTTTAGTCGGCATTACGGGCGAGCGGGCAGAATTGCCAGAAACCATCAAGGAATATCTGTCGAAGCTGCGCCGACTAACCACGCTTCCGTTATGCGTGGGCTTCGGGGTGAGTCGAAAAGAACAAGTTCAGATGCTCCGCGATGAAGTGGATGGTGTGATCGTCGGGAGTGCGATCGTTCGTCTCATGGAAAAAATCGACCCCCACAATTCAGGCCCGGGTATAAAGGCCGTGTCGGAAGTTGTGATGGAATTGTCGCAGGCCCTGAATGGTCCACATTAA
- the trpB gene encoding tryptophan synthase subunit beta, which translates to MTVQSPDFTATSAVPNSRGRFGPYGGQYVPETLMFALEQLTAAYTQVRGDREFQAEFKRLLHDYVGRPSRLYLAERLTREAGGARIYLKREDLNHTGAHKINNAIGQALLAKRMGKKRIIAETGAGQHGVASATAAALFGLTCRVYMGSEDIRRQELNVFRMRAMGTEVYPVNSGSKTLKDATNEAMREWMSSVEHTHYIIGSAIGPHPFPMMVRDFQACIGIETKEQALAQIGRLPDVVVACVGGGSNSAGMFHPFVDDSSVELVGVEAGGRNSQYGEHAATISYGQPGVLHGTYTYVLQDDDGQTAPVHSISAGLDYPGVGPEHSYWKDTKRVHYCSVDDDRALKAFSLCSRLEGILPALETAHALVTTMDIASKRKKEDVVILCFSGRGDKDCAEVARLQAERA; encoded by the coding sequence ATGACCGTTCAATCTCCTGACTTCACGGCGACTTCGGCCGTACCCAACTCGCGAGGCCGATTTGGCCCCTATGGCGGGCAATACGTCCCAGAAACCTTGATGTTCGCACTGGAACAGTTGACCGCGGCCTACACTCAGGTTCGGGGGGACAGGGAATTTCAGGCCGAATTTAAGCGACTGCTTCACGATTACGTGGGCCGTCCTTCCCGGCTCTATCTTGCAGAACGGCTGACCCGGGAAGCGGGAGGAGCCCGCATCTACCTGAAACGGGAAGACCTGAACCATACGGGCGCCCACAAGATCAATAACGCGATCGGCCAAGCGCTGCTTGCGAAGCGAATGGGCAAAAAACGCATAATCGCAGAGACCGGAGCAGGTCAGCATGGTGTGGCCAGTGCGACGGCGGCGGCTTTGTTCGGCTTAACCTGCCGAGTCTATATGGGTTCGGAGGATATCCGTCGGCAGGAATTGAATGTCTTTCGCATGCGAGCCATGGGAACCGAGGTGTATCCTGTCAATTCCGGCAGTAAAACCTTAAAAGATGCCACCAACGAAGCGATGCGGGAGTGGATGTCCTCGGTCGAACACACTCATTACATCATTGGCAGCGCGATTGGCCCCCACCCTTTCCCCATGATGGTTCGCGATTTTCAAGCTTGTATCGGGATAGAGACCAAAGAACAGGCTCTGGCACAAATCGGCCGATTGCCCGATGTTGTAGTAGCCTGTGTGGGCGGCGGTAGCAATTCGGCCGGGATGTTTCATCCATTCGTCGACGACTCTAGCGTAGAGTTGGTCGGCGTTGAAGCCGGCGGCCGAAATTCGCAATACGGAGAGCACGCGGCCACGATTAGTTATGGTCAGCCAGGGGTCCTTCACGGCACTTACACTTATGTTCTTCAGGACGATGACGGACAGACCGCTCCGGTGCATTCGATTTCCGCCGGTCTGGACTACCCGGGTGTTGGTCCAGAACATAGCTACTGGAAAGACACCAAGCGGGTCCATTATTGCAGCGTCGATGACGACCGAGCCCTGAAGGCCTTTTCACTCTGTTCCCGACTGGAAGGGATTCTTCCGGCCCTGGAAACTGCCCATGCCCTAGTCACGACCATGGATATTGCATCCAAACGCAAAAAGGAGGATGTAGTGATCCTTTGCTTCTCAGGACGTGGCGATAAGGATTGTGCCGAAGTGGCGCGGCTTCAAGCGGAGCGTGCATGA
- the pheT gene encoding phenylalanine--tRNA ligase subunit beta, translating into MKVSLRWLRDYVEVDSDVANLVERLTIAGLEVANVRFFGLDIPPNLRVKIEEKGPVWARDKILTAQVLSIEKHPNADKLKLVMLDMGTGTPKQVVTGAPNIAVGEKGQKVILALTGSVLFDGHATPKVLAELKPTQLRGVPSDSMVCSAYELGIHDDHDGIILLESDAPVGVPLMDFMGDAVLEVDVLPNMARCLSLIGFAREVAALTGKTVCLPKPKVESSQESITGKVQVSIEDGKKSARYQARIIRNVQIGSSPGWMQRRLQYSGVKVISNVVDITNYVLMETGQPLHAFDYDVLLERAGGKVPHITVRAAKAGEVLVTLDGVKRELTAENLVIADNQGPIALAGVMGGQDTEVTGKTKNVLLEAANFDFVSIRKTSKQFNIFNDASTRYSKGIHPDLVEFAALRACELFQKYAGGQVLSGFVEAYPAPLPEQKITLKQDQIKRLLGIDVPSAEVTRILRALEFQITEVQDGWTVVVPPFRLDVQAGAADLIEEVARVYGYDRLPMTLLSGELPSQRFDRPRYLEELARDTLALSGLREVINYSLTTKAKESPLVASQAPYVELLNPISAERDVMRQSILASVLDNAALNLRNRDTVRLYEIGLTYVPQPGEALPKESRQLALVMTGRRSLASWDDPQGQKPTLLDFFDLKGVVESLLLGFHTPRAEFGSAKEVNWLHPGRSARITIQDQIVGFFGELHPKVAAHFDLADRSILVAEINLESLFSVVPERFAFTPVPRFPAALRDVAVLVDDSLANEAISKEILAAGGDLLKEVRLFDLYKGDTIPQGKKSLAYSLAYQADDRTLSEKEIEKAHKKIEDRLRHVLKAAIRGKDA; encoded by the coding sequence ATGAAAGTTTCCTTACGCTGGTTGCGCGATTATGTGGAAGTTGATTCCGATGTGGCCAATCTCGTCGAACGCTTGACCATAGCAGGACTTGAGGTTGCTAACGTCCGCTTTTTCGGACTCGACATACCGCCGAACTTGCGCGTAAAGATAGAGGAAAAAGGACCAGTCTGGGCTCGCGATAAAATTCTGACGGCCCAGGTTTTAAGCATCGAAAAACACCCCAATGCCGACAAACTGAAACTGGTCATGCTGGATATGGGTACGGGTACTCCCAAACAGGTAGTGACCGGGGCCCCGAATATTGCTGTCGGAGAAAAAGGGCAGAAAGTCATTCTGGCACTGACCGGTTCGGTCCTCTTCGATGGCCATGCAACTCCCAAAGTATTAGCGGAATTGAAGCCGACTCAACTGCGAGGTGTCCCGAGCGATTCGATGGTTTGCTCGGCTTATGAACTCGGAATTCACGACGATCACGATGGAATCATTCTTTTGGAAAGTGATGCCCCAGTTGGTGTTCCGCTGATGGATTTCATGGGGGATGCTGTACTGGAAGTGGACGTCCTTCCCAACATGGCCCGCTGTTTATCTCTCATCGGTTTTGCCCGTGAAGTGGCCGCTCTGACTGGAAAAACAGTTTGCTTGCCTAAGCCAAAGGTCGAATCCAGCCAGGAGAGCATCACCGGAAAGGTTCAAGTTTCAATTGAAGATGGGAAGAAATCGGCCCGCTATCAGGCAAGAATTATTCGAAATGTTCAAATCGGTTCTTCTCCCGGCTGGATGCAACGACGGCTGCAATACAGTGGCGTGAAAGTCATCAGCAACGTGGTGGATATCACCAACTACGTGCTGATGGAGACCGGACAACCGTTACACGCCTTCGATTACGATGTTCTGCTGGAAAGGGCAGGCGGTAAAGTACCTCATATCACGGTTAGAGCTGCCAAAGCGGGCGAAGTTCTTGTCACCTTGGATGGTGTGAAAAGAGAACTCACGGCTGAGAACCTGGTCATTGCGGATAATCAGGGACCGATTGCTCTCGCCGGGGTAATGGGTGGGCAGGATACCGAAGTTACGGGCAAGACAAAGAATGTCCTGTTGGAAGCGGCGAATTTCGATTTCGTTTCCATTCGAAAAACCAGCAAACAATTCAACATCTTCAACGACGCCAGCACTCGATACAGCAAGGGAATTCATCCGGACTTGGTGGAATTTGCTGCCCTTCGAGCTTGTGAACTATTCCAGAAATATGCCGGCGGCCAAGTGCTTTCCGGCTTCGTGGAAGCTTATCCCGCTCCGCTCCCGGAGCAGAAAATTACGCTCAAGCAGGATCAGATCAAGCGGCTTTTAGGCATTGATGTGCCCTCGGCGGAAGTCACTCGGATTCTGCGTGCCTTAGAATTCCAAATCACCGAAGTTCAAGACGGCTGGACCGTCGTAGTGCCTCCGTTTCGACTGGATGTGCAAGCCGGAGCCGCCGATCTCATCGAAGAAGTTGCCCGCGTCTACGGATATGATCGGCTGCCAATGACGCTACTTTCCGGGGAATTACCCTCGCAGCGATTCGATCGGCCGCGTTACCTGGAAGAACTGGCCAGGGACACACTGGCGCTTTCCGGGTTACGAGAAGTAATCAATTATTCTCTCACCACCAAAGCCAAAGAATCTCCCCTTGTCGCGTCGCAAGCTCCCTATGTGGAACTACTGAATCCCATCAGTGCCGAACGGGATGTGATGCGTCAATCGATTTTGGCCAGCGTCCTCGACAACGCGGCACTAAACCTTCGAAATCGAGATACAGTACGTCTTTATGAGATCGGCTTGACCTACGTTCCCCAACCCGGCGAAGCTCTCCCCAAGGAATCCCGACAGTTGGCACTCGTGATGACTGGCCGGCGTTCCCTCGCTTCCTGGGACGATCCTCAGGGGCAGAAACCCACACTGCTTGACTTTTTCGATCTAAAAGGGGTGGTGGAATCCCTTCTTCTCGGCTTCCACACTCCGCGAGCTGAATTTGGCTCGGCAAAAGAGGTCAACTGGTTGCACCCCGGCCGCTCCGCGCGGATTACAATTCAGGACCAAATCGTCGGATTTTTCGGAGAGCTCCATCCTAAGGTTGCCGCGCATTTCGATCTGGCGGACCGATCCATTCTGGTGGCCGAAATCAATCTTGAATCATTGTTCTCAGTGGTTCCTGAGCGTTTCGCCTTTACCCCGGTGCCGCGCTTCCCGGCCGCTCTGCGGGATGTGGCAGTGCTGGTGGATGATTCTCTAGCCAACGAAGCGATTTCCAAGGAAATTTTGGCTGCGGGAGGTGATCTTCTGAAGGAAGTTCGTTTATTCGATCTTTACAAAGGGGATACCATTCCCCAGGGTAAGAAGAGCCTGGCTTATTCTCTGGCCTATCAAGCCGACGATCGCACCCTCTCCGAAAAAGAGATCGAAAAAGCCCATAAGAAGATCGAAGACCGACTTCGCCATGTTCTGAAGGCCGCCATCCGAGGCAAGGATGCATAA
- the hemG gene encoding protoporphyrinogen oxidase: MAQRIAIVGAGISGLSLAWQIRKRLPDAAIRIFEKNSRPGGNIWSERQDGFLVEMGPNGFLDSKTSTRDLCRELGLTDKLISASEGARKNRYIFWNGRLQALPNSLLSFLGSRLLSSKSKWLLLTEKYRRNQATTEDETVDAFARRRVGDEIANIVADAMVTGIHGGDPKVLSVKSAFPRLAIWEKDSGSVLGGMKKNRRLKKTEALSRGEQPPGPPRMWGFRDGLRVLIEKLAEVFRDELVLNADIQKLEKLDGEWRIVVNKGEARSFDSVVLTCPAYAQAKILEKIDQKLSQELNEIPYNRIAVAALGFRGIPTQFPTDGFGFISPQSLKRDIVGVQWCSSIYPGRANEGTSLWRVLCGGWNRPEIVDWPDEKLLSAVLSELKISMGVTEAPVFQKIVRWPKAIPQYRVGHSKKISTIMELSHAHSGLFLGGNAFRGVAINDCTEDATYLAEQITMYLRTPDKMKI, from the coding sequence ATGGCGCAAAGGATAGCAATTGTAGGGGCTGGAATCAGTGGATTGAGTCTGGCCTGGCAGATCCGCAAACGGTTGCCGGATGCGGCCATCCGTATCTTTGAGAAAAATTCTCGGCCGGGTGGCAATATCTGGTCGGAACGCCAGGACGGTTTTCTGGTGGAAATGGGCCCAAACGGATTTCTAGACAGTAAGACCTCTACTCGAGATCTTTGCCGAGAATTGGGACTGACAGATAAGCTGATATCGGCCAGCGAAGGAGCGCGAAAAAATCGCTACATTTTCTGGAATGGTCGTCTCCAGGCGCTCCCCAATTCGTTACTATCCTTTCTCGGTTCACGCTTACTGTCTTCAAAGTCGAAATGGCTTCTGCTAACCGAGAAATATCGCAGAAATCAGGCTACAACCGAGGATGAAACAGTCGATGCGTTTGCCCGGCGCAGGGTAGGGGATGAAATAGCCAATATTGTTGCGGATGCGATGGTAACGGGCATCCATGGCGGCGATCCCAAGGTTTTAAGTGTCAAATCGGCGTTCCCCCGACTGGCAATCTGGGAAAAAGATAGCGGCAGTGTGCTGGGGGGGATGAAAAAGAATCGCCGACTGAAAAAAACGGAAGCCCTTTCCAGAGGAGAGCAACCCCCGGGCCCACCTCGGATGTGGGGATTTCGAGACGGCTTAAGAGTTCTGATTGAAAAACTCGCCGAGGTTTTTCGCGATGAACTGGTGCTGAACGCCGATATTCAAAAATTGGAAAAGCTTGATGGCGAATGGAGAATCGTCGTCAATAAGGGTGAAGCGCGAAGCTTCGATAGCGTAGTCCTAACCTGCCCGGCCTACGCGCAGGCTAAAATTCTCGAAAAGATCGATCAAAAGCTCAGCCAGGAACTTAATGAAATTCCTTATAACCGTATCGCAGTTGCGGCCTTAGGATTCCGAGGCATACCGACACAATTTCCCACCGACGGCTTCGGCTTCATCTCCCCCCAGTCCTTGAAACGGGATATCGTCGGCGTTCAATGGTGCTCCTCCATATATCCGGGGCGTGCGAACGAGGGGACTTCCTTATGGCGGGTTCTCTGCGGCGGTTGGAATCGACCTGAAATAGTAGATTGGCCGGACGAGAAGCTGCTTTCGGCTGTATTGAGCGAATTGAAAATATCGATGGGCGTAACCGAAGCTCCCGTGTTTCAAAAGATCGTCCGCTGGCCCAAGGCCATCCCGCAGTACCGCGTCGGGCACTCGAAGAAAATTAGCACCATAATGGAGCTATCGCACGCTCATTCGGGCCTATTTTTGGGCGGAAATGCATTCCGCGGCGTTGCGATCAATGATTGTACAGAGGATGCGACGTATCTGGCGGAACAAATTACCATGTATCTTCGTACCCCTGATAAAATGAAAATTTGA
- a CDS encoding glucose-1-phosphate adenylyltransferase has product MRSVLCLILGGGRGQRLYPLTKLRSKPAVPVAGKYRLIDIPISNCINSGYNRIYVLTQYLSVSLHKHIAQTYKFDMFGNGFVEILAAQQTNEGSHWYQGTADAIRQNYRQIIQDPCQDCIILAGDQLYRMDFGEMLTTHHKSDADVTLAVLPVGSDTVGGLGIVRTNEEGRIVGFVEKPQTAEQLKPFYVESDWIEKRGIRCNGRNYLASMGIYIFKKQALLEMLDTKPLATDFGKEIFPRDYPTRRINVHLFDGYWEDVGTIKSYHEASLALASEKPPFDFHSAQGIIFTRMRFLPPSRIMEAELKSCMISDGSVILPGAKIEHSLLGVRSRVGRNAIIKDSVIIGSDRFESDAEREVNRRKGIPDFNIGDGAIIHRAILDKDCRIGRNVKILNEKEIMEFDSELYSIRDGIVVVPRGSIIPDGTVI; this is encoded by the coding sequence ATGCGCTCCGTTTTGTGTTTAATCCTGGGGGGCGGACGCGGTCAGCGTTTGTATCCGCTCACGAAACTTCGCAGCAAACCCGCGGTACCCGTCGCCGGGAAATATCGCCTGATCGATATACCTATCAGTAACTGCATCAATAGCGGTTACAACCGCATATACGTCTTGACCCAGTATCTCAGCGTCAGCCTTCACAAACATATCGCTCAGACGTACAAGTTCGATATGTTCGGTAATGGCTTCGTGGAGATCCTGGCGGCCCAGCAAACCAATGAAGGCTCTCACTGGTATCAGGGAACGGCCGACGCTATTCGCCAAAATTACCGGCAGATTATTCAGGATCCCTGCCAGGATTGCATCATTCTGGCGGGTGATCAGCTTTACCGAATGGATTTCGGCGAGATGCTGACCACGCACCATAAGTCCGATGCCGATGTCACTTTGGCAGTATTACCCGTTGGATCGGATACAGTCGGTGGCTTGGGCATCGTGAGAACTAACGAAGAAGGGCGAATTGTCGGGTTCGTCGAGAAACCTCAGACCGCCGAGCAACTCAAGCCCTTCTACGTCGAATCGGACTGGATCGAAAAACGCGGAATTCGCTGCAATGGCCGGAACTATCTGGCCAGCATGGGTATCTACATCTTCAAGAAGCAAGCGCTGTTGGAGATGCTAGATACAAAACCTCTGGCGACCGACTTCGGGAAGGAAATATTCCCGCGCGATTATCCGACTCGACGAATAAACGTTCATCTTTTCGACGGCTACTGGGAAGATGTGGGGACCATCAAATCCTACCATGAAGCTTCCTTGGCGCTGGCGAGCGAAAAGCCACCGTTCGATTTTCACTCGGCGCAGGGAATAATCTTCACGCGAATGCGATTTTTGCCCCCCTCGCGAATCATGGAGGCAGAATTGAAGTCCTGCATGATCAGCGATGGCAGCGTAATTCTTCCCGGGGCAAAAATTGAACATAGTTTACTGGGAGTTCGAAGCCGGGTCGGACGTAATGCAATCATCAAAGACTCCGTAATCATCGGCTCGGATCGCTTCGAATCGGACGCAGAACGTGAGGTCAATCGCCGGAAGGGAATTCCAGATTTCAACATTGGCGATGGGGCGATCATTCACCGGGCTATATTGGATAAAGATTGTCGGATTGGGCGGAATGTGAAAATCTTGAACGAAAAAGAGATTATGGAGTTCGATTCTGAACTCTATTCGATTCGAGACGGCATAGTCGTGGTACCCCGGGGATCGATTATCCCCGATGGTACCGTGATTTGA